The Devosia sp. MC521 genome has a segment encoding these proteins:
- a CDS encoding ABC transporter permease, translated as MSKLSPINQRRLANFRANKRGYWSFWIFLAVFILTLGSEFIANDKPILVSYKGEMLVPAFIDYPEEKFGGFLATTNYRDPFIADEINANGWALWPLVRFSYATVDSNIAFSGANPPSWLMDRETICSRYPQGTADPDCHSGNYHYLGTDDRARDVLARLLYGFRLSVLFGLTLTIASSAIGILAGAMQGYFGGWVDLISQRVIEIWTSVPSLYLLLIISSVITPSFWVLLGILLLFSWVSLVAIVRAEFLRARNFEYVNAARALGVSDGQIIWRHLLPNAMVATLTFMPFIMSGSVTTLTSLDFLGFGLPPGSPSLGELLAQGKNNLQAPWLGITGFFTIAVMMTLLVFIGEAVRDAFDPRKIFK; from the coding sequence AATAAATCAGCGTCGCCTTGCCAATTTCCGCGCCAACAAACGCGGCTATTGGAGTTTTTGGATTTTCCTCGCCGTCTTCATTCTGACCCTCGGCTCAGAATTCATCGCCAATGATAAGCCTATTCTCGTCTCCTATAAGGGCGAGATGCTGGTCCCGGCCTTCATCGATTACCCGGAAGAAAAATTCGGCGGCTTCCTCGCCACCACCAATTATCGCGATCCGTTTATCGCCGATGAGATCAACGCCAATGGCTGGGCCCTCTGGCCCTTGGTCCGCTTCAGCTATGCCACGGTGGACAGCAATATCGCCTTTTCCGGCGCCAATCCGCCGAGCTGGCTGATGGACCGCGAAACAATCTGTTCGCGCTATCCTCAAGGCACGGCGGACCCTGATTGCCACTCCGGCAACTACCATTATCTCGGCACTGACGACCGCGCCCGCGATGTTCTCGCCCGCCTGCTCTATGGCTTCCGCCTTTCGGTTCTATTTGGGCTCACCCTCACCATTGCCTCCTCCGCCATCGGCATTCTGGCAGGGGCCATGCAGGGCTATTTCGGCGGCTGGGTCGATCTCATTTCCCAGCGCGTCATCGAAATCTGGACCTCAGTCCCTTCGCTCTATCTGCTGCTAATCATCTCGTCAGTGATCACCCCAAGCTTCTGGGTGCTCCTTGGAATTCTGCTGCTGTTCTCTTGGGTCTCGCTCGTAGCCATTGTCCGGGCCGAATTCCTGCGCGCCCGCAATTTTGAATACGTCAACGCCGCCCGAGCACTCGGCGTTTCTGACGGCCAGATTATATGGCGGCACCTGCTGCCCAATGCCATGGTCGCCACCCTCACCTTTATGCCCTTCATCATGTCCGGCTCGGTGACCACCCTCACCTCGCTCGATTTTCTGGGTTTTGGTCTGCCCCCAGGCTCCCCCTCTTTGGGTGAGCTTCTGGCGCAGGGCAAAAACAACCTTCAGGCCCCTTGGCTGGGCATCACTGGCTTTTTCACCATCGCCGTCATGATGACCCTGCTCGTCTTCATCGGTGAGGCCGTACGCGATGCCTTCGATCCGCGGAAGATTTTCAAATGA
- a CDS encoding ABC transporter ATP-binding protein, whose translation MTAPLLSVKDLTIRFGASQVVNSIAFDIAPGETLALVGESGSGKSITALSLLKLQTGAAGVSGSIQFNGQELIGAYDSALRAIRGNDISMIFQEPMSSLNPVHSIGRQVGEILEVHQGLRKNAARAKVIELLTEVGIPDPVSRIDDFPHQLSGGQRQRVMIAMALANNPKLLIADEPTTALDVTVQAQILALLKRLQAEKGMALLFITHDLGVVRRIADRVAVMNKGDIVETGPVATIFDAPQHDYTKRLLAAAPEGTPLPPATDAPTIVETTDLKVWFAIQRGLLKRTTGHLRAVDGVTLAIRRGETLGVVGESGSGKSTLGYAILRLIRSQGRIVVLGNDISTQSGRALRPTRRNMQIVFQDPFGSLSPRMSVSEIIEEGLTVHFPKLTANERAQKVTDALREVGLDPDTATRYPHEFSGGQRQRIAIARALVLEPDFLVLDEPTSALDVSIQAQIITLLRAVQQRRQLSYLFISHDLKVVRALAHRLIVMKSGQVVEHGFSEDIFAAPQHAYTQQLLTAAFDITPLAPTLT comes from the coding sequence ATGACCGCGCCCCTGCTTTCCGTCAAAGACCTGACCATTCGCTTCGGCGCCTCTCAGGTCGTCAACAGCATCGCCTTTGATATCGCCCCCGGCGAAACGCTCGCCCTCGTGGGCGAAAGCGGCTCGGGTAAATCCATCACCGCCCTCTCCTTGTTAAAGCTCCAAACCGGGGCCGCCGGCGTATCCGGCTCGATACAGTTCAACGGCCAAGAACTGATCGGCGCGTACGACAGCGCGCTACGCGCCATTCGCGGCAATGACATCAGCATGATCTTCCAAGAGCCCATGTCCTCGCTTAATCCCGTGCACAGCATCGGCAGACAGGTCGGCGAAATCTTGGAAGTCCACCAAGGCCTGCGCAAAAACGCTGCCCGAGCCAAAGTCATCGAACTGCTCACCGAGGTTGGCATCCCCGACCCGGTCAGCCGTATCGATGATTTTCCGCATCAGCTCTCCGGCGGCCAACGCCAGCGCGTCATGATCGCCATGGCGCTCGCCAACAATCCCAAGCTCCTCATCGCCGACGAACCCACCACTGCCCTCGACGTCACCGTACAAGCCCAGATCCTCGCGCTGCTTAAACGCCTCCAGGCAGAAAAGGGCATGGCACTGCTCTTCATCACCCATGATCTCGGTGTCGTCCGCCGCATCGCCGATCGTGTCGCAGTGATGAATAAGGGCGACATTGTCGAGACCGGCCCAGTCGCCACCATTTTCGACGCGCCACAACACGACTACACCAAACGCCTTCTTGCCGCCGCGCCGGAAGGCACCCCACTGCCCCCCGCCACCGACGCCCCCACAATCGTCGAAACCACTGATCTCAAAGTCTGGTTCGCCATTCAACGCGGCCTTCTTAAGCGCACAACCGGCCACCTCCGCGCTGTCGACGGCGTCACCCTCGCCATTCGGCGGGGCGAAACCCTCGGCGTCGTCGGCGAAAGTGGTTCGGGCAAATCCACCCTCGGATATGCCATTCTGCGCCTCATACGTTCGCAAGGGCGCATTGTCGTCCTCGGCAATGACATTTCCACCCAATCGGGCCGCGCCTTACGTCCGACACGCCGCAATATGCAAATCGTCTTCCAAGACCCCTTCGGATCTTTGAGCCCGCGCATGTCAGTCAGCGAGATCATCGAAGAAGGGCTGACGGTCCACTTCCCCAAGCTCACAGCCAATGAGCGCGCGCAAAAAGTAACGGACGCCCTGCGCGAGGTCGGTCTCGATCCCGACACCGCCACGCGCTATCCGCATGAATTCTCTGGTGGTCAGCGCCAGCGCATCGCGATTGCCCGCGCCCTCGTGCTGGAGCCAGATTTCCTCGTCCTGGATGAGCCGACCTCAGCGCTGGACGTCTCCATACAGGCACAGATCATCACGCTCCTGCGCGCCGTCCAGCAACGCCGCCAGTTAAGCTATCTCTTCATCAGCCACGATCTGAAGGTTGTCCGCGCCCTTGCCCATCGCCTCATCGTCATGAAGAGCGGTCAGGTGGTCGAACATGGATTTTCCGAAGACATTTTTGCCGCGCCGCAACACGCCTACACCCAGCAATTGCTGACTGCCGCCTTCGACATCACCCCATTAGCGCCCACATTGACTTAG
- a CDS encoding extracellular solute-binding protein — translation MTSTRRLLSLTLAAALSLSTSALALAETVTGAWTHAFTMGDAAKYPADFKHFDYVNPDAPKAGTLRLGTRGAFDTFNPILPKGDPAAGLGLTYDTLMTPSLDENNTYYGHLAKELFIEPDYSAVTFRLDPDAKWHDGEKVTAADVVWTFEKMIELSPNQAQYYASVTNAEALTDGEVKFTFNEKNNRELPLILGQLLVLPQHWWEGTDAKGNKRDIGASTQEPPLGSGAYKLQSFDAGKTITYERVPDYWAATKPTELGQNNFDTLAYEYFLDESVWFEGFKGDQFDYWSEYSARRWATGFDFPAVEEGRVVLETFAQDYNASGAMTGFIPNLRRDKFQDEKVREALNYAFDFEELNRTVFFEQYDRINSYFFGLPFASKDLPQGEELEILESVKDLIPASVFTEVYTNPVAGDSQKLRGNLRTALGLLTEAGYTLQGNQLVDANGKQLEIELLMHQASLEPIAQNMITNLRQIGVAMTLRIVDTPQYINRLRSFDYDMIYTSWAQSFSPGNEQRFFFGTGSADAEGSQNYLGLADKGVDAIIEKLIAADDRATQEAASAALDRVLLHKHLVVPGYALQYSRTARWNRFSHPETLPEFSSGFPTIWWWDEEKATQTK, via the coding sequence ATGACATCGACGCGACGCCTTCTCTCCCTCACCCTTGCCGCCGCTCTCTCCTTGAGCACATCGGCTTTGGCCCTCGCCGAAACTGTCACCGGCGCTTGGACCCACGCCTTCACTATGGGCGACGCCGCCAAATATCCGGCAGACTTCAAGCATTTTGATTATGTCAATCCAGACGCGCCCAAGGCTGGCACGCTGCGTCTTGGCACCCGCGGGGCCTTTGACACATTTAACCCCATCCTGCCCAAGGGCGATCCGGCGGCAGGGCTGGGCCTCACCTACGACACGCTGATGACCCCGTCGCTCGACGAGAACAACACCTATTACGGACACTTGGCCAAAGAGCTCTTCATCGAGCCCGATTACAGCGCCGTCACCTTCCGCCTCGATCCCGACGCCAAATGGCACGATGGCGAAAAAGTCACCGCCGCCGACGTCGTCTGGACCTTTGAAAAGATGATCGAATTGAGCCCCAATCAGGCTCAGTACTATGCCAGCGTCACCAATGCCGAGGCTCTGACCGATGGCGAGGTAAAATTCACTTTCAACGAAAAGAACAATCGCGAACTCCCCCTGATTTTGGGCCAGCTTCTGGTTCTGCCTCAACACTGGTGGGAAGGCACCGACGCCAAGGGCAACAAGCGCGATATTGGCGCCTCGACCCAAGAGCCCCCTCTCGGCTCCGGCGCCTATAAGTTGCAAAGCTTCGACGCGGGCAAAACCATCACCTATGAGCGCGTCCCCGATTATTGGGCTGCCACCAAACCCACCGAACTTGGCCAGAACAATTTCGACACCCTCGCCTACGAGTATTTCCTCGACGAGAGCGTCTGGTTCGAAGGCTTTAAGGGCGACCAATTCGACTACTGGAGCGAATATTCCGCCCGCCGCTGGGCTACGGGCTTTGACTTCCCCGCCGTAGAGGAAGGCCGCGTGGTCCTAGAAACCTTCGCGCAGGACTATAACGCCTCAGGCGCCATGACCGGCTTCATTCCCAATCTACGCCGCGACAAGTTCCAGGACGAGAAGGTCCGCGAAGCGCTTAACTACGCGTTCGACTTTGAAGAGCTCAACCGCACGGTCTTCTTCGAGCAGTACGACCGCATCAACAGTTACTTCTTCGGCCTCCCCTTCGCCTCCAAAGACCTCCCGCAAGGCGAGGAGCTGGAAATCCTCGAAAGTGTCAAAGACCTGATCCCGGCCTCGGTCTTCACCGAGGTCTACACCAACCCGGTCGCGGGGGATTCCCAAAAGCTGCGTGGCAATCTTCGGACCGCCCTCGGCCTCCTCACCGAAGCAGGCTACACGCTGCAAGGCAACCAACTGGTCGACGCCAACGGCAAGCAACTCGAGATCGAGCTGCTCATGCATCAAGCCTCACTCGAACCCATCGCGCAGAACATGATCACCAATCTGCGCCAAATCGGCGTCGCCATGACCCTGCGCATTGTGGACACCCCCCAATATATCAATCGCCTGCGCAGCTTTGACTACGACATGATCTACACCAGCTGGGCACAGAGCTTTTCGCCTGGCAATGAGCAGCGCTTCTTCTTCGGCACCGGCTCGGCGGATGCCGAAGGATCACAAAACTACCTCGGTCTTGCTGACAAGGGCGTAGACGCCATCATTGAAAAGCTCATTGCTGCTGATGACCGTGCGACGCAGGAAGCAGCCAGCGCGGCCCTCGACCGTGTCCTCCTACACAAACACCTCGTCGTCCCCGGCTATGCCCTCCAATACTCCCGCACAGCCCGCTGGAACCGCTTCAGCCATCCAGAGACGCTGCCCGAATTCTCCTCAGGCTTCCCCACGATCTGGTGGTGGGACGAGGAAAAGGCCACCCAAACCAAATAA
- a CDS encoding exonuclease domain-containing protein — protein MRGAVFFDCEFLCIEGSQRRFWCGGQDPDPVIAQIGAVKLGLAEDFPILETFARYVVPHERDGTVARLDPFFSQLTGIEERHLSQEGVDLAGALVALDQFSQGVQMWSWGKDELNMVAISCYVEGIAAPIPATRFDNAVKLLITGGMPIADLARTPSSRLAAYYGVAPEGLTEHDALSDALSLSLAVQHLLRTGALTAADFGA, from the coding sequence ATGCGTGGGGCGGTGTTCTTTGATTGTGAGTTTTTGTGCATCGAGGGCTCACAGAGGCGGTTTTGGTGTGGGGGGCAGGATCCCGATCCGGTGATTGCCCAGATAGGCGCAGTGAAACTGGGGTTGGCGGAGGATTTCCCGATCCTTGAGACATTTGCTCGTTATGTCGTTCCACATGAGCGGGATGGGACAGTGGCGCGGCTTGATCCTTTCTTCTCGCAGCTGACTGGCATTGAAGAACGGCATCTTTCGCAGGAGGGCGTGGATTTGGCGGGGGCGCTCGTTGCGCTCGATCAGTTTTCTCAAGGCGTGCAGATGTGGTCTTGGGGGAAAGACGAGCTCAATATGGTGGCTATTAGCTGCTACGTGGAGGGGATCGCTGCGCCCATTCCCGCGACGCGCTTTGATAATGCGGTCAAGTTGCTCATTACCGGGGGCATGCCGATAGCTGATTTGGCGCGGACGCCGAGTAGTCGTTTGGCGGCCTATTATGGAGTGGCGCCGGAGGGTCTGACTGAACATGACGCGCTCAGCGATGCATTATCATTGAGCCTTGCGGTGCAGCATTTGTTGCGCACGGGAGCGCTGACCGCGGCCGACTTTGGCGCTTAG
- a CDS encoding MFS transporter: MLHRSLIALALATIASVGGTRLSAVAIPWLVLTTTNSPVLTGAVAMAELLPYVVAQFLAGPYIDRLGARKIAIFCDLLSCLLVLCIPLLFAIGLFSVWVLIPVVALLGMLRGPSDISKRSLVPIVARAEKISLERVTGILGTSDRLAATLGVAVAGVLIAAVGPILALFVNAATFLLSALLLIFAVVLPKDEAHAPAQGMKPRQNYLTELASGVKVVAGSPVYLGFAGMMVVTNMLDHAYGAVMLPVWVRENGYDVSWMGILLACFSSAAILGAAVASIYAEKLPRKPIVIIGFMMAGPVPFLALALSPSIWFTMGLLFVCGFGGGFLNPVISAALFERVPRNYMGRMVATFTAMTYALMPFGGLFAGSLVELSSIRDTLIIAAILYGLAVLLPFLIPGFSEFAKRRTMEPMGATP; encoded by the coding sequence ATGCTGCATCGGTCATTGATCGCCTTGGCCTTGGCAACAATAGCCTCGGTGGGCGGGACACGACTTTCGGCCGTGGCGATTCCGTGGCTGGTGCTCACCACCACCAATTCTCCCGTGCTCACTGGCGCCGTCGCCATGGCGGAACTGCTACCCTATGTGGTGGCCCAGTTTTTGGCCGGTCCCTATATTGATCGTCTCGGGGCCCGCAAAATCGCGATTTTCTGCGATCTGCTCTCCTGCCTATTGGTGCTCTGCATCCCCCTGTTGTTCGCCATTGGACTGTTCTCGGTCTGGGTGCTCATTCCGGTTGTCGCCCTCTTGGGCATGTTGCGCGGCCCATCGGATATTTCCAAGCGCTCGCTCGTCCCCATTGTGGCAAGGGCGGAAAAGATTTCGTTGGAACGTGTCACTGGCATTTTGGGCACGAGTGATCGCTTGGCTGCCACCTTGGGTGTCGCCGTGGCAGGGGTACTCATTGCCGCCGTCGGTCCAATCCTCGCCCTTTTCGTCAACGCCGCAACATTCTTGCTCTCGGCTCTGCTGCTCATCTTTGCCGTGGTTTTGCCCAAGGACGAGGCCCACGCCCCAGCCCAGGGGATGAAGCCCCGCCAAAATTATCTCACCGAGCTGGCGTCAGGGGTGAAAGTCGTTGCCGGCAGTCCGGTCTATCTCGGTTTTGCCGGTATGATGGTTGTCACCAACATGCTCGACCATGCCTATGGCGCGGTGATGCTGCCGGTCTGGGTGCGCGAAAATGGCTATGACGTCTCGTGGATGGGCATATTGCTAGCGTGCTTCTCGAGTGCCGCCATTCTGGGGGCAGCCGTTGCCTCGATCTATGCCGAAAAACTCCCTCGCAAACCGATTGTCATCATCGGCTTCATGATGGCTGGACCTGTTCCTTTCCTCGCCTTGGCGCTGAGCCCGTCGATCTGGTTCACCATGGGTCTCTTGTTCGTCTGTGGGTTTGGGGGAGGGTTCCTCAATCCGGTGATCAGCGCGGCTTTGTTCGAGCGGGTGCCGAGAAACTACATGGGCCGCATGGTCGCCACTTTCACCGCTATGACTTATGCCCTCATGCCCTTTGGTGGACTGTTCGCCGGGAGCCTGGTTGAACTTTCTTCCATCCGAGACACGCTGATCATCGCCGCCATCCTCTATGGCCTCGCTGTCCTGCTCCCCTTCCTGATCCCTGGCTTTTCCGAGTTTGCAAAACGTCGGACGATGGAACCGATGGGTGCCACCCCGTAA